Proteins encoded together in one Chitinophaga sp. LS1 window:
- a CDS encoding glycerophosphodiester phosphodiesterase family protein has product MKRLLGSVLMLASLGAAAQIDVQAHRGGRALMPENTIPAMKHAIDLGARTLELDCVISKDKKVVVSHDLYMSADFMRTPEGKDIEKAGEQSYKLYTMPYDSIRKYDAGTKPHKDFPKQVKMKTYKPLLSELIDSVEAYVKTHHLKPMYYNMETKCSPDGDGTFHPAPDEFVALMMKVIRDKGIQNRVTVQSFDIRTLQVIHKLYPKQKLALLVYGKDSFDMNIEKLGFTPDIYSPYSALVNKDLITTAHNKKVQVLPWTVNDPQEMQKMIDLGVDGIITDDPESLVKLAGSYQKK; this is encoded by the coding sequence ATGAAAAGGTTATTAGGTAGTGTTTTAATGCTGGCTTCCCTGGGAGCAGCTGCACAGATTGATGTGCAGGCACATAGAGGTGGACGTGCTTTGATGCCGGAAAATACCATTCCTGCTATGAAGCATGCGATAGATCTGGGTGCACGTACACTGGAACTGGATTGTGTGATCTCCAAAGATAAGAAGGTAGTTGTGTCGCACGACCTGTATATGTCGGCTGACTTTATGCGGACCCCGGAAGGAAAGGATATTGAAAAGGCCGGTGAACAATCCTACAAGTTGTACACCATGCCATATGACAGTATCCGGAAATACGATGCCGGTACCAAACCACATAAAGACTTTCCAAAGCAGGTGAAGATGAAAACGTATAAACCACTGTTGTCCGAACTGATTGACAGCGTGGAAGCTTACGTAAAAACGCATCACCTGAAACCGATGTATTACAACATGGAGACCAAGTGCTCTCCTGACGGGGATGGCACTTTTCACCCGGCACCGGATGAGTTTGTGGCACTGATGATGAAGGTGATCAGGGACAAAGGCATCCAGAACAGGGTGACTGTACAATCTTTTGACATCCGGACTTTGCAGGTGATCCACAAACTATACCCAAAGCAAAAACTCGCACTGCTGGTATACGGGAAGGACTCTTTCGATATGAATATTGAGAAGTTGGGCTTTACCCCGGATATCTACAGCCCTTATTCCGCGCTGGTAAACAAGGACCTGATCACCACCGCCCACAATAAGAAAGTGCAGGTATTGCCCTGGACGGTGAATGACCCACAGGAAATGCAAAAGATGATAGACCTGGGCGTAGATGGAATCATTACCGATGATCCGGAATCCCTGGTGAAATTGGCCGGAAGTTATCAGAAGAAATAG